Below is a window of Vanessa tameamea isolate UH-Manoa-2023 chromosome 11, ilVanTame1 primary haplotype, whole genome shotgun sequence DNA.
AGTTTTgaggaaacaaaaaaatacaactgaATTGAGAAAATCTTTCTTATTTAAAGTCGggttaaatagtttaattaaagaaattctATTAAGTATTGTCTCTCGCAAGCGATGCAGGTTGTGGGGCTACTGACCTTTGTCAcctacttttatatttactttgtaaGCAGTTTGAAATGCGACACAATTAATATGATTGTTCAACACATTCGatgagtaattattttattattcatgattataaagttaaaacagccgttatttacttttaagtcAACTTGCTACTTTtagaatattgttataattaaataaatattttcttgtttcatagtaaagtaaataatatacctacataagtaCACACACATGGGActtagttaatattgttttttatttatgtcatgtAGCTGTGCAGAAAGAAACGCGACAATTATTGACAAGCCGCGTATGTGTTATTACAGTGACCCGTGGGTCAATCACGTGACGCTTTCGTCTGACCTAGAtccaacaaatatttattacgtagaTACAAGTAGATAATACTTATCATTCTAATGTTTTAAAGAGGTTAACTTTCACATTAAGATAGATTAGTTACAGTGCGGACGTAAGCTATGGAGtatttatgttgtatatttttatgaatacttaTACCTCGTTATATCAACGTAGGCTCAGAGAAAAATGTCGCTTCCTAATACACACAAGAAAACgttgaataaattgttttttttttttttaattaaaactatatttttaattgtaacttacTATTTTGGTGATTCGTTCAATATCCGCCAAATCATACCGGACACGAATATaggttatatgttatatagaactttttttatgatacatgtaggccacctgatggtgagtcaTCACCCCCGACAAGCCACTGGCGCTACAGGAGATGTTAAGTATACCTTATATCGCCATTGCgctattatttaatcatttataaaaatcaatgttttaaataattctggcgtggcttaaatgtatatatttatttacttcataaCAAGCTTACGTCGATCGCGACGTACCCATGTCAACTATAACTGactgttaaccattccttccatccccatcaatcttgggaactaagatgttatgtcgtttgtagttacactgactctctcatccttcaaaccggaacataacaatacgaagtattcctgtttgccggtagaataccCGATGAGTGGCTGAAGCTTCTTGTTATTATTCGCATTGCAACATACTGCTCAGCTCACAGTTTCCACGTGTTGAATGtcttaagatattttgttaaatcaaatcaaatcaaaatatactttattcaagtaggcttttacaagcactttagaatcgtcatttaacaaactatttaaagtaaagctaccaccagttcgcaatgtaattctaccgagaagaaccggcgaaaaactcagtagttactctttttcaacatctaaaaatacagtcatgttatttaaatacaattatatatgtatgttatgtctcctgcctggaagtcaacaagcattaactccacgctttttatcatcaatataatcttgtatcgaataatatgcctcctttaccaatgtattttttacaaatgacttgaatctatgaaacggcaaagttaaaaatgtctgcggaattttattatagaagcggataccttgccccaagaatgatgtaatgactttgcggagtcgcaaacttggcgttctaagcttatccttacttcttgtgcacatacaatgattaccactgattttatcaaagcgatcaatgctactgtgaatatacataatattgttgttaatatactgtgacgcaacagtgagtattcctactttgttaaaaacatcccgaagagagtatGTTTGTTTAAGCATcagttttaaaatgatatatgatattatttacttacatataggtattatttataatagatattatttattatagatgaCGTGACGATGAAGTGAGTTAAGTTCAATATAGATATCTCGGGGCTAAAACTATAcactacaaatataataaacaagtcATTGACACGaaaattgtatattgtaaaaacaaatgatATTCACAGCGAGTGTGCAGCTATTTACAGAGAACTTGACGGACCGACACTAACACATTTACATCTATCACAATTAATACATGAATGTAATTTAGATGGAGATATATACAGcacaatcatttaaaaacaaagactAGCTGGCACTGTCAGAATTCATCACATCGACACAACTTTAGAattctttgaatattatattaacggaTTATCAGATCACCAGTTAAGTTTGATCGAAGAAAAATTGACCTTTTGTCAAATTTTCTTTATGAAAATTGACAATGAAAactgaatatttataagttacctaactattaaaaaatcatcCCTCAAATTAAGAATCATTCTAATTCTGATTTATTATGTTTGGCCATTGAGTGTGGttgaattactattaatattatttttctcctGATCATTTAGAAAAGATTCGTAGCAGCAATTAGTTGGCACATTTAACAGTAACTTCTTCAGACTGTACAGTCTGCCTTTAGTTTACTATAAACAACTACGTcctgaattaatatttacatttcgaTTTGGCACAATCTATTTGGATCTCCTCAATACTAGCTTGTTCTCACACGAGACGAAACACCGacctaacaaatatataatactactatTTACAAGCATCGAGATGTATCTACTAACATTAAGCTTAAAGTACAATCACTCAACGTGACAACAtccattgttatatatatttaaacattccgTTCATCGTGTACATTTATatgtagaaaattaaagaatacaTTTAAGTAGAGTAAAAACTCAGATCACTGGGCACTACGAGTGAGCTCACGAAACGATAAAGGGCCTGTTCTCGAGAAGCAGGTAACCAATAACACGCGGTGGGTTGTGGGCGGAGAGCGCCGGCTAGTGGGGGGTGGACTATTTCTTCTTGGGCTTCTTGGGGTTCCTGGAGCGACTCTTGGCCTTGCAGAGCGGACAGATGGGCGCGTTGCGGTGGATCTGCTGGTGGCACGACAGGCACGACTTCATGGGCGGCGGCTGCTGTCTGCAAGTGGCAATACACCTTGGCTCTGCTCGTGATACAGTCTCACAGAGCCAATTGATTCATTTCACCCGTCTCGTATTTCGGgtcattcaaaatatatgatatttacaaaaggagaaacaatctaaatctgtgcttatttgtgttttatcataaaataaaaaaggtaaggTAAGGGTCTGCTCTCCTCTTAGAGATAAGGTCTAAAGCTTATTCTACCGAATTGTTCCAGTGAATATTGGACGCAGTAACGTCGCCTAAGCAacgttaaactttttttaatctaagtGGTATATCATTTAAgtgactaaatttaaaaagttaaacgaTAGAGATCGATACGAGGAAATTgctactaaaaattaaaaattacaattaattaattatttcataaaatgtacaaaatgttaaaatttttgacgtttatttAAACTCAAAACGATTATTGAttcgaaaaacaaaataaacgtaGCGAGCGGACTCGGGGGTCGGGATCCGGGGGAAGGCGGGGGGCGCAACATAAGAAACACGATCGAACCTCAGCGAGACGGTAAGGAAATCTCGTTCGAGAGCAGACCTGaacgcgggcggcggcggcggcggcttGCGCGGCGCGGGCGCCAGGAAGGcggccgccgcgcccgccgggCCCGCGCGCGGCGCCGCCGGCGGGAAGCGGCTGCAAGCACACGGCGTTAGTGGCGACGGGGGCGGGGGCGGGGCCGCGGGGCGGCGCGTGGCGCGGAACTCACTCGGGCGTTATGGGGCTGCCCTCCTCCTCGTGCAGGTCGGGCAGCCGGTCCAGGCCGAGGCACTGTCGCCGGAGCAGGTCCACCTCGGTCTTCAGCGGCCGGTAGTCCTCGTGCAGGCGGGACGCGTTGGACAGCTTGCGAGACATGCTCTCCTCCGTCTGCTTTATGACCGTCTCCATCtgaaaaatgacatttataaaatcgaCATGTGTAATTTTAGAAGACCAGACATATTTCCTTACCTCGATCATAAATCTTGAGTACATAAAGTGATATACTTTATAACTTTCACTTGTGACTTTGTGAATTGTGATATATGTATCTGTGAGCTGTAGCGGACCGCCGGTTACCCGCCGAATATACGTGAATACGATCAGTTGTCACATTGCGAAAAGTATGGAGCTGCACATGTAGAGCCCAGAGCATACTTGAGACTGTTTTTAGAAGTTGGCATTGGTTCAAGCACTTATTATTGACAAATACCAAAAATTAAGTCTATAATCACCGCTTAgtagttaattttaactttattcttCTTTTGTAAACCAAATATTCAAGATTCATTTGATTCATCTTTCTTAATAAAACTCATAATTTTACAAGTCAATTTTGGATTAATtttctaacaaatattttttcttgaaatttattaaaaaaatttaaagaaagtaataaacattataatattatttctttgataatGATGAgatcatatttaattacaaggttaaaataattacaatataacaaCAGCAATATTGATTCTGTTTCAGTTCAATATTGAATctgattcattttaaatatttgataaatatatattaaaaaactttaaactcaatgtattagtatagatatattaaataagcctctgataacaatattaaaaagcaTTGATAAATAATAGGCTAGTTTGCCCTTAGTGAGAGCTGCCAGATAATATAAACAATGCGAGGAGTTACAATTGTTCTCAGAGCTAACAAAACAAACATCACTGAACACATCTGGTGTTTACACTACCATGCTATTTTTGTACTACATCTTATTTTAACTGGTACATTCGCTTACagttatactataattattttgctgTAATTTAATGCTTTCAATGTGCATATCATAATAGCTAATGCAGGAATAGCTTACAAGAATGTGTGTGCAGAGAGTTATATGTGAGCTGTATTTGATTTGTAACATGGTCAAAATGAAACTGGAAGATACTCACAGCATTTATGTCAGCATGTATTTGCCTCAGTTCTTCTACGTGGCTCATCTTCTCTTGTTGAAGCAACTCCATTTCTCTTTTGTATTGAGCAAGGCAGCGCCCCTCCTGATCGCCACTACGCACCTCATTTAAAATGCTTCGCTTTAAGCGTTCTAAAGTAATTGTCTTATTTCTGTAATgttgacaattttattaattaatcattaatcaaTTTTCAATACAGGACAATAggattttattgaattgttataTACAAATTGAAAATCTATAGAAGTACTGAAattcatgtataatattattattttttaatgaaacacaagCAAACTacgctattaaatatttttcgtataaacCCTGCCCCAAACATCCGATGATATTATggctttctattatttttttaaatatttattataaggatTAATTTGAAATGCAaccaataattaataacattgtttatttaaactgcgatttaaaagaaaacataggGGTGTCAAGTGTTTATTGATCGTGTCTACAGGTGCAAAAGGCATTCTACCAAACTCAGTAGTAAGTTATATACTCACCTGATCTCTTTCATGGCTTCTAATTTGTGATATATTTCCCTTTCGTTCTCAGCGGTCATTTTTTGGGCgcataaaagtataaaattttcttcgctgagaaaattaaatgaaaaacacaAAACGTATATAGACTGAAAACACACACTGGAAATAAGCAGTGGAAACAGATTATTTAGACAATCAGAGAACAGtgttacagattataaataccgtttattacaaacattacttataaaaatgtgaATTGCCGTAAAACATATACCACATCgtgattttttcattttttattccatatttaacaAAACCATAAACAcctattataatattggttaaCTGCTCGTCGGTCGACGACGGtggataaaagataaaaaaattatacctttATTATCGATCATCGGAATCCAATTGACCTGATGCCAGCgacttatctatatttaatttattttagtctttttatagttcattttgataatttatcatttgatccataaaaaaaatattgcacaaTGGTAAGTAACGAATACAAAAAAgtgatattgtataatatatattataagtaattaataatacatctaCTTATACCCTTTCAAACATGCATAAGAAACAAGTTACCACGAGAGAATAGACTTCTGAATATTTTTCTGATTGTATTTTATGTGTAGCAAAAGAATGAAaacattaagatatattttaccaACATGCTTGCTTGTTTATTACCtgtgaataaatattagaaataattaaatatctgttgGAATGAAAATGGCCGATAGACTTTCGAGAGCGGCTTgctgtcaaaataataaaaatactttttattagagCGTATgccatatttgtatgtatttgcaTAGTTttcatacaacaataataatataaaactgaatGAGTCCCATACATTTTTCCTCAGATGTTGTAAAAGTTAATACGCAGAGGTCATTTACACCTTTGCGGATAGCTTCGTGTCGTGCGTATTGAGGCACCAGTCGTACGCGCTGTTTACGTCTTAGGATGAGTGAAGATGGAAGCGATGACTCTCCGCCGCGGCCGAAGCGTAAAATCAAGAAAGTGGTGGTCTTGTCATCATCAGACTCTGAAAGCGATGGTAGCATCAGCGTGGCGGGGACACGTAGAAAGAGATTGagagtaaatattaatagcagTTACTTCCTTAGATACGTTCACATATCAGTCACAACTTTTACAAGAAAGTCATGACAATTTTCAGGTGCTCAGTGATGAGGAGGCAAGTGATAGCAGCGGAAGTTCAGTAGTGCGCGCTGGAACTAGACGAAGGCGAACACTGCCGAAGCTTCGAGACTCTGAAGCAGAAAGCGACAGTTCTGGTTGGTCGACGGAGCACGCAGATTCTTCCAGACCTGTGACTTCAGCATCCAAACCGATATCAGGCTTTGCATCTGACAGCTCTGAAGGCAATTCCGATAAATGCTCAATATGTCTCTTGCGTTTTAAAGAACAAGAAGTAGGAACACCTGAAAGCTGTGAGCACATATTCTGTTTAGACTGTATCACAGAATGGTCGAAAAATGTCAACACATGTCCAGTGGATAGAATGACATTCAATTCCATTATTGTCAAGGCTTGTGTCGGTGGACGTGTGTTAAGAAAAGAACCAGTAAAGGTCATAGAGCGAAGGCCTTCTGTCGAGGCTTTAGTAGTTGAAGATCCAACTGTGTGTGAGGTTTGTCAccaatatactttaatattactttaataaaatagtaactgttctttctaattttattaataatttaaacacaagTTGAATGTTCAGTACAGTAAATGAAATCCATGAAGATTGTGacatgtttttgttattattagatATGTGGCAGTATTGAAGATGAAGAAACTATGCTATTATGTGATGGCTGTGACCTCGGTTACCACATGCAGTGTCTCTCACCTCCACTCTCCGAGGTAGTTGTTTGATGATGCAAGATTATTACtgaattcatataattttataaaggttaAAGAGAgcttttattaattcttacttATTCTCTTCTAACACTACATGTAATTGTAGGTTCCTGCTGATCAGTGGCTTTGCCCAAATTGCTATGTTTCTCTTAATGGAGAGAGTAATTTGCTGGAGGACATCAATCTTTCTGAAGTGGAAGATTTATTGGAAGGAGTTGTTGATATAGATCTACCTCTTGGACCACGATCTGTTTTATTGAGGCAACAAAGAAATGTCAGGAGATCATCCAGGAATGCAGGCAGACTTGATCAACCCTCAACTTCAAGTGGTGGTCATGGCAATagtaacaatataaatgaattgtCTGTAATATCTAGAGGCTCAACAATTTCACAAAGAAGTTCACGTACCACTAACAGACGTCAAGCAATAACAAAacgtagaaaatataaaagaagaagaactaaaactgttattattgaatatgaGGTTCAGGAGAATGGAAAATTTCCAATTACAAAAAGAGTTAAAAAGAAAGTGAAAAGGAGAAGGGTAAAATTgctctatatattatgtaaaagttctcaagtcttaaaaatattaacacacattttatattttaggttaaaAAAAGACAACCACGAACAGCTGCTAGACGATCGTATGTTCGTGCGAGTGTTCGAGCTAAATTGGCTACTCTGAAGACTGACCAGAGACCAGAAATGGTACAAGCATCAAATGCTAACAGGAGTAATCTGTCTGTTCAACGTCAAAGAGCTGGCATTCCTTCACTCAGACTGTATGGAAACCCTAATGAACTAGATTACTTCTCTGATGATGAAAATGCAAACTCGGAAGAAGCATCTACTGCAGTAGCCACTAGATCAACATCTAATATACTGAGTGCATACAGACAGGTAAATTTCATGAATTTGATTGTCTTCAAAATCATTCTATTTTTGAGacactaatttttttaatttttaggccAGAAGGAAAATGATAATGGTGCCGTCCCCGCCTCATGCATCGTCGGCTCCAGACATTCTGTCTAACATTTTAGAAAGCCAAACTTTGCTACattcaaaaaaatctataatttcaATCTCTGTAGATGGAAATGTTGATTACAAGATTCAATCACATAAGGAAAATCAAGAAAAAAAGAATGTTGTTACCAAGAATGAGGAGAAACTCGATTTGTCAAAAGCAAATGAGACTGTTCGAAATGTACCCTCATACCCGGGCCAGAACAGGGGCGGTGGGTGGGGAGGAGGTTACAGAGGTAATTATCATCGTGagcaaaattcaaataattttaatagaggAGGTAATTACGAAAACAATTATGGAGGGAACTATCAAAACAGACAAGGAAACACATACaattatcaaaacaataacatgCGTCGTGATGACACCGACTATTATGATAACTTTTCAAGAAGACCGCAGCAGTATTCAAACACCGATGACGCCTACTTCGACAGATCGAGAAGGCCAGGACCTATGGACAATAATAGAGGTAGCAATTACTCAAACCATCAGAGACCTAATGATCAGAGCCAGGGTCGTTTCAGCTTGGGACCATCCTGGCAACCTTACGGTGGCGGAGGCCCTTCAGCACCCACTCCTAGACAAGATGTGCCTCCGACTCAGTCTCGTCATTCGTTCGGTGGATTCGAAAATCCCGTTGATATGAGAATGGGGCAGGTACCGCCGACTAATACAAATACGAATTCCGAAATGTTTTCTGGAATTGAAACGCGAGAAGAGAAAACTCAACCGCACGCATACCACCCCTTGCCCGACCCTCAAGCGTATCAGCCGATGATGGAGCCTCCTGTTTTCAATTATCAGAAAAATTCAGAAGTGGAAAAATCCGAGGACGAAAAAAGCGATTCGGGTCTCGTCATTGATACGGAGAAATATGACCCTACAGAACCGACACACGACGACGACAGCGGTGACGATGAACCGATAGAATCGCAAGAGCCCGAAATACTTCCGCCCCCAGCGGTGCAGAGTATCCTGGCCGGCATCGACACCAGCGCCATGAACGTGCCGCCCAATATATTAGACACAGCCGTCAGACAGGTTCTCAAAGAGCatagaaatttaattgtacCTCAGAACGCAGAGACGCATGACAGAAGCGATGACGATTCGGATGGCGATTGTCCCAATTTCTCAATTTACTCAGCCACTAGTGTTCATATAGCAAATAACAGCAGCAGTTTGACTGATGAGGTGCCGCAGGAGCAGCCTCAGGATAGCTTAGAAGATTTAGTTCAAGAAGACGACGAGACACCTCCGTCGACATCTCCCATAACAATATCTGAAACAGTAAATAACGAAAAGAAAGCTGATGTTAGCAGAACTTCTACAAAGCCACTTGTTAGCAATTATGATATGGATGAAAAGAAGAAATCGGAAGAAGAATATAAAGAAAAGGTGTCGAAGAGATGTCCAATAACGACGAATACACGTAAccctataaaaattaaactaaatacatCATCCTTAATTAAAAGGCAAGTTAGTTTGTATGATGAAGAAGATACAAGTCAGGATGTCGACGCTAACGAAAAATCGGAAGTTACTAAAGAAATGCCTGAAgagaaaataagtataaattgtcAGAAAAAATTTGATGAGAGTGAAAAGAAAAAATCTCCTTCGCCCGAGAAGTGTGATCTACCACTCGAATCCAATGAAATCACTAAATCTTCAAATCCACttctaaacaatattattgataagGATAGTTCAGAGAAACAAGAACAGATTATAAAAGAGTCAGTGGATGATAAAGATGATgataataaatgcgaaaatataGGATCAAACTCGCCATTAGACAAAAGTGAAGTCTCTCCAGTCAATAAAGAGGAGTCTGATGAAGAATGTCACTCCGACGGTGATGACGACGTACCAATTATATTCACAGAACAATCACCAAAACTTGATCTAGAAGTTGCTAGAGTTGATGATAATGTTGAAAAAATGACTGAATCCATAAGTGAAACAGAAGATGAACGGAGTTACACGCCGTGTCTCGACGAAAACAAATCTAACAAAGACGCCTCGTTCGAAACTGAAAAGGATAAAGGACTGGAGGGCCTGGACACGGAAATGATATCCGAAGAGGAAGGGAACGAAATGTTTTCAGAGAACGAACGAGCCGCGTCAGAGATTTCGCGTGGTTCTCCCACGAGGGTGCCTCTCGAGAACGAGGAGGGTGAGATCGCCGATAAAAAGAAAGAGGCAAAAAAGGTATCACTCCGCGACGAGGGGGcgaagaagaaaaaaaagaaggaGTCCAAGAAAGACGTAAAAGAAAAGAGTAAGAGCAGAAAAAAGAGTGAAATTTCCTTTAAAAAGCTCAGTAAAAGCGGAAAGGAGAGAAATTACAGAGAGAGAGACAAAAACGAGAAAAGGAGCGAAAGAGAACGCCGTGATTCCGGCGACGGCAATGAGAGCCGGCAGCGTAGGCGTAAAGAGAAGAGAAAGGATCTCGAACGGTACGACGTGCGTACTGTCGTCACCGAGAAGAGAAGAAAGCAGAAGGACCCCTTCGGCAGAGACGTGTCGCCGCGAGGTCGCTCGCCCTCCCTGTCACCGCCCCCGCGCTCGCCCTCACCCGCGCCCTCTCGCCGCAGGCGGACCGCCTCGCGTCACAGGCGTTCCTCGCGCCGCTCGCTCTCCAAGAGTCGGCGCTCGGCCTCCAGGGGCCGCCGCTCCCTTTCTAGAATACGACGATCACCCTCGCCGTCGCGACGATCCCTGTCCCGAAGGAGGTCGCCCCCCGGCCGCAGGTCCGTCCCCCGGCGCACGAGCATCGCGCGGGGGCGCTCCCCGGCCCGCTCCAGGGCGTCGCTCACGCGCGCCCGGCGCTCCGTGTCCTCGCTGCGGCGCCGCTCGGGCACCCCGCGCGCCTCTCCGCGGCGCAGAAGCCCGCCGCGCCGCAAACGCCGCCGCTCCGGCTCGCGAGTCGCCCGGCGCCGCTCGGTCAGCGCCagcccgccgcgccgcgccaACAAAAAGAAGAAACGCACGCGCTCCGCCCGCCGGGCCCCCGCTGCCGTCTCTCCGGAGCGCAAGCGGAGGCGCAGCGCGAGCCGTCAGGCCGAGCCGGAGCCCCCCTCGCCGATATCGCGCCCGCCCTCGCCGCGCACACCGCCGCCCGAGCCGGAACCCGAGCCGCGCCCGCCGCTGCGATCGGACGACGAGCCCGAGCGCCGCGAGCGCAGGCGCCGCGACCCGGACCGGCAGAGACGCCGCGTGCGCGACGCCGCCGGGCCGTCGAAGGAGGTGTTCACATCCGGTGACAACATCCTCGTCAGTGTGAGCTTCAAGGAGCAGGAGCGCGGGGAGGAGGGCGATCGGCGACGTCGACGAGAGACCCGCCGCGACCGCAGGCGGCGCCGCCGAGCCGCCGTCGCGCCGGAAGTCGAAGTCGCCAAGCCCGTCGCCATCATCGACCTCGAACGATCACCCTTCCGAGAACTGACGCCCTCGCCGAAGAACGTGATCGTCCTCAGCGACAGCGACCACGGCGAGAGGGAGGGCGCCGAGGCGGGAGCCCCGCCGGCGCCCGAACCGGAGCCGGCGCCGGAGCCCGCACCGCCGGCGCTCGGACCCAAGACTCCCCCGGAGCCGACGGTGCCGGAGCCCGCCGCGCCGGAGCCGCCCGAGCGGCCCGACGAGCAGGCCGAGGCCGCGGGCTCCGAGCGGCAGTCGCCGGACGCGTACGACCCGTTCGAGCCGACGCGCTCGGCGTCCGCGTCGCCCGCGTCCGCGTCGCCCGCgtcgcccgcgcccgcgcccgcgccgccctcgCCGCCGCGCGCGCTCATCACGCTGGAGGCGGCGCAGCGCAGCAACCTGTCGGCCGACGAGGTGCTGGACCGGCGCCCGCTGACGCCCGTGGAGAAGGTGATGGCGCTGCTGCAGTCCACGCGCGACGCGTCGCCCGAGCCGGCGGACGCGCTGGCGGAGCCGCCGCCGGCGCCCGCGCCGCGCATCGTGCTGCCGTCGCCGACGCGCGTGCCGCCCAAGCTGTTCCCGGGCAAGCCGTCGCCGATCAAGTCCAACCCGGTGAAGCCCATGCAGGCGCTGCGGCTGCAGCGACCGCCGTCGGACGGGGGCGCGTCGCCCTACTCGCCGGGCTCCAGCGACTTCGGCGAGCTGTTcgagccgccgccgcgccgcgtCCGCGCCGCCTCCAAGGTGCCGGTGCGCCTCGACCGCAAGAAAGGTACGTCTACCTACTTCCGCCTCCGCCGGCGGCCAGTCCCTCGAACGTGCCCCTAACCGATCCGTTTCCCGGCAGGCAAGACGCAGGTGGGCGTCAAAATAGACGAGGAGAACCTGAAAATTCTGGACGACTTGCCGAGTTCCGCCGTCGAGATGCAAGTCAAGAGTAAAGTGAGTGACGTCATCCGTTCCGTCGGTATCGCGAGTTTTGTTTAAACTATAGTTGCACGTGTGTTTCTTTTTATGTTGTAAGTGGCATtacttatacttatatactcctttccataagaggagaaaagccaaataaacaacatttatcagcaaattgacgcgatatcattggtcgagagaatgattaatctatgatattcacaatggatttgcgaaaaaattgcgtttgacggaactgttatcggaattttgaaagtaaaattaaggtGTATatgagtagttaagtgtaatagttttgtattataagttAAGGTTTGGTAAGGCGATTACTTTCTTTATCGTTACAAACAAAACACTTGCCTCTTTAATTGCAATTTCGAATCGCAAATCACAGGagtgaagataaacaaaccatagatgtaaaatatttacatatatttgttaatatttttggcatattataaaatataaagtatatattccAATTAATTATATCCACTACAA
It encodes the following:
- the LOC113404940 gene encoding zinc finger C4H2 domain-containing protein isoform X1 gives rise to the protein MTAENEREIYHKLEAMKEIRNKTITLERLKRSILNEVRSGDQEGRCLAQYKREMELLQQEKMSHVEELRQIHADINAMETVIKQTEESMSRKLSNASRLHEDYRPLKTEVDLLRRQCLGLDRLPDLHEEEGSPITPDRFPPAAPRAGPAGAAAAFLAPAPRKPPPPPPAFRSALERDFLTVSLRQQPPPMKSCLSCHQQIHRNAPICPLCKAKSRSRNPKKPKKK
- the LOC113404940 gene encoding zinc finger C4H2 domain-containing protein isoform X2; its protein translation is MTAENEREIYHKLEAMKEIRNKTITLERLKRSILNEVRSGDQEGRCLAQYKREMELLQQEKMSHVEELRQIHADINAMETVIKQTEESMSRKLSNASRLHEDYRPLKTEVDLLRRQCLGLDRLPDLHEEEGSPITPDRFPPAAPRAGPAGAAAAFLAPAPRKPPPPPPAFRQQPPPMKSCLSCHQQIHRNAPICPLCKAKSRSRNPKKPKKK